The Toxotes jaculatrix isolate fToxJac2 chromosome 21, fToxJac2.pri, whole genome shotgun sequence genome includes a region encoding these proteins:
- the LOC121201512 gene encoding neurotrypsin-like: MTRTHRAGRMALTSREMLCLIGTCLWLPLLAEVVAEDSYLNEVQNSVPLSCSEGFTELGYYNGTVSQTDSGAPCLKWTEFPDYVMQYPGRGLGDHSYCRNPDRESNPWCFFRQNSGAIGWAYCDCHQGAARLVGSSSSGSGRVEVYLNGQWGAVCDSHWTDRDASVICRQLGLGDIGTALQHSQFGSGSGLFHYERLGCHGDENTLGKCRSRTFVTGDCSHGNEAAVVCAPPEGSGPPLRLVGGEEDFEGRVEVFHAGRWGSVCDDQWDDRDAEVVCRQLGFGGVAKAWSWAHFGQGSGPILLDAVKCTGNELFLDQCPHGDWEQHNCDHMEDAGVSCSPYTDGVVRLVGGDSPWEGRVEVFHNGDWGTVCDDRWTQQHAEVVCRQLGYRGHAEVVSDGTFGEGVGLILLDDVHCEGSETSLLDCRHGIWGRTDCSHSEDVGVRCRGRSSHETNEVPVIAPSTGPLVRLVGGSSRKEGRVEVYLHGDWGSICDSGWNDLNAAVVCRQLGHSGRAVATGGFGQGKGPIHLDQVRCTGKEEFLGECPSLGQSFQGCRRREDAGVRCDVAPQESAVQAKPQELSCGLRKLVEEESKWRNQGEGNMLRTTWPWQVSVWLQSQGKDGGPLCSGTLINPCWVLTSAHCVGRFGSDPSRYAVRVGASEQTLTPEQVVVHRKFKGQSGGHDLALLKLPSTKGHCLTFDPNTNAACLPAADTASGGNSPSSCVVTVTAGWSGPDSVLASWVPLMSSWQCKKRYGDSFSSHGTLCAGSPPDTSLLHGDSCQGNSGGGLVCQEETGRWVLTGVVAGGYSCADPSSPALYTRVSRFRSWIDEVVNSRVHPEEPHTHAQTQEDLTHNDLTHTHEEHTHSEGKDKYFHMHGKLKHTHTQQQTNEISEIKPKHTHTHQHVNTHTKTTQTHYVGESDTNTQILV, translated from the exons tgcctctgtcctgctctgagGGATTCACAGAGCTGGGATACTACAACGGCACCGTGTCCCAGACGGACTCTGGCGCCCCCTGTCTGAAGTGGACCGAGTTCCCAGACTACGTCATGCAGTACCCGGGCCGAGGGTTGGGCGACCACAGCTACTGCAGGAACCCGGACCGAGAGTCCAACCCCTGGTGTTTCTTCAGGCAAAACTCTGGAGCCATCGGATGGGCCTACTGCGACTGTCACCAGG GCGCTGCTCGTCTGGTTGGCAGCTCGTCCTCCGGCAGTGGGCGGGTCGAGGTCTACCTGAATGGCCAGTGGGGGGCGGTTTGTGACTCTCACTGGACGGACAGAGACGCCAGCGTGATCTGCAGGCAGCTGGGCCTGGG tgacATTGGCACAGCGCTGCAGCACTCACAGTTCGGCTCGGGCTCCGGCCTCTTCCACTACGAGCGCCTGGGTTGCCACGGGGATGAGAACACCCTGGGTAAGTGCCGGAGCAGGACGTTCGTCACCGGAGACTGTAGCCATGGAAACGAGGCAGCAGTGGTGTGTGCGCCTCCAGAAG gCAGTGGCCCTCCGCTGCGACTGGTCGGCGGCGAGGAAGACTTTGAAGGTCGAGTGGAGGTGTTCCACGCTGGAAGGTGGGGCTCCGTGTGCGATGACCAGTGGGACGACAGAGATGCCGAGGTGGTGTGCAGACAGCTTGGTTTTGG gggtGTGGCGAAGGCCTGGTCGTGGGCTCACTTCGGTCAGGGTTCGGGCCCGATCCTGCTGGATGCTGTGAAGTGCACAGGAAATGAGCTCTTCCTGGATCAGTGTCCCCATGGCGACTGGGAGCAACACAACTGTGACCACATGGAGGATGCTGGGGTCTCCTGCAGTCCTTATACAG aTGGTGTGGTGCGTCTGGTGGGAGGTGACAGTCCCTGGGAGGGTCGAGTCGAAGTTTTCCACAACGGTGACTGGGGAACAGTGTGCGACGACCGCTGGACGCAGCAGCATGCAGAGGTGGTTTGCAGACAGCTGGGCTACAG GGGTCACGCCGAGGTCGTGTCAGATGGTACATTCGGCGAGGGTGTCGGTCTGATCCTTCTGGACGACGTCCACTGTGAGGGATCTGAGACCTCCCTGCTGGACTGTCGACACGGGATCTGGGGGCGGACCGACTGCTCCCACAGCGAGGATGTCGGGGTTCGCTGCAGGGGCCGATCTAGCCACGAGACCAACGAGGTGCCGGTTATTGCACCTTCCACAG gtCCCCTGGTGCGTCTTGTGggtggcagcagcagaaaggaGGGACGAGTCGAGGTGTATCTCCATGGTGACTGGGGGAGTATTTGCGACTCAGGCTGGAATGACCTGAATGCAGCCGTGGTGTGCAGACAGCTTGGACACAG TGGTAGAGCGGTAGCAACTGGAGGGTTCGGGCAGGGGAAAGGGCCCATTCACCTGGACCAGGTGAGGTGCACGGGGAAGGAGGAGTTCCTGGGGGAGTGTCCCTCTCTGGGTCAGAGTTTCCAGGGCTGCAGGCGCAGGGAAGACGCAGGGGTGAGGTGTGACGTCGCACCGCAGGAGTCAGCTGTACAGGCCAAGCCTCAAGAGCTGAGCTGTGGGCTGAGAaagctggtggaggaggagagcaagTGGAGGAACCAAGGGGAGGGGAACATGCTCAG GACCACGTGGCCATGGCAGGTGTCAGTGTGGCTTCAATCCCAAGGAAAAGATGGTGGTCCTCTCTGCAGCGGCACTCTGATCAACCCCTGCTGGGTCCTGACCTCTGCCCACTGTGTCGGCAG gtTTGGCAGCGATCCATCCAGGTACGCAGTGCGTGTCGGGGCGTCGGAGCAGACTCTCACACCGGAGCAGGTGGTGGTTCACAGGAAGTTCAAGGGTCAGAGTGGAGGTCATGATCTGGCTTTGCTGAAGCTGCCCAGCACCAAGGGTCactgtctgacctttgaccctaaCACTAACGCAGCGTGCCTTCCTGCTGCTGACACAGCATCTGGGGGAAATTCTCCATCCTCCTGTGTTGTCACGGTTACTGCTGGCTGGTCAGGACCAG ACTCAGTTCTTGCATCCTGGGTCCCTCTCATGTCGTCATGGCAATGTAAGAAGCGCTATGGCGACAGCTTCTCCAGCCACGGCACACTGTGTGCCGGCAGTCCTCCAGACACCAGCCTCCTCCACGGTGACAGTTGTCAGGGCAACTCTGGAGGCGGGCTGGTATGTCAGGAGGAGACAGGTCGATGGGTCCTCACTGGGGTTGTTGCCGGGGGTTACAGCTGCGCTgacccctcctctcctgcactCTACACTCGAGTCAGCCGCTTCAGGAGCTGGATCGACGAGGTCGTCAACTCGCGGGTACATCCAGAGGAaccgcacacacatgcacagacacaagaGGATCTCACACACAAtgatctaacacacacacatgaggaacacacacacagcgagggCAAAGATAAATACTTCCACATGCACGGcaagctcaaacacacacacactcaacaacaGACAAATGAAATCAGTGAGATTAAAccgaaacatacacacactcatcagcACGTTAACACGCACACTAAGACCACACAGACCCACTATGTAGGGgaatcagacacaaacacacaaattctgGTCTGA
- the LOC121201513 gene encoding E3 ubiquitin-protein ligase TRIM21-like, translating into MASSLNLLSEEQLLCPICLDTLNKPVSTPCGHNFCLSCLTSYWNNETVCQCPVCKETFERRPNLKVNTFISELASQFMLLQATDAHIWSPDQLKITSGSVVLCDICTDTRQEAVKSCLECLTSYCNVHVEPHHRAAGLKRHTLVDPLASLEDKICKEHNQLLTLFCRNDKVLLCGICASSHHASHGVVLVQRAYQEMKDLLGDAEAIVQQMIQERQQKVQAMKESVKQSKRETKDVIANAVQELTALVSEVQKSQTKFVKVIEEKQKAEEEEVDGFIGNIKQELTELQRTTVKLRELKETKDQFAFLQNFPHPSLLPHVRDLSSFRFNRHLEIQHIQKSLSSCVSQLQSLLNKFNTEVNESYVSNVATLRYLQQYDVNILLDPDTAHPLLILSEDRKQVRYSMGSGLWANQNMNPNTFTEHLAVLGQRGFLSRKFYFEVSVGQKTEWCLGVATASVQRRGALVRSPNSGLWAIWFLEDKFETFCCPGMTVFLGKVEKVGVFVDYDGGQISFYDVQTATLIYSFTECIFFEELYPYLNPCDNEYGSNLDPMVIVPVSHME; encoded by the coding sequence atgGCCTCCAGCCTCAATCTCTTATCTGAGGAGCAGCTTCTTTGTCCAATATGCCTGGACACGCTCAATAAACCAGTTTCCACTCCGTGTGGACACAACTTCTGTTTATCCTGTCTCACATCCTACTGGAACAACGAAACAGTCTGTCAGTGCCCGGTCTGTAAGGAAACGTTTGAAAGGAGACCCAATCTCAAGGTCAACACTTTCATTTCAGAGCTTGCATCGCAGTTCATGTTGCTTCAAGCGACAGATGCTCACATCTGGAGCCCCGACCAGCTGAAGATTACGTCTGGCAGCGTAGTGCTGTGTGATATTTGTACTGACACCCGGCAAGAGGCTGTCAAATCCTGCCTGGAGTGTCTGACTTCGTACTGCAATGTTCATGTAGAGCCTCATCACAGAGCTGCCGGACTGAAGAGACACACGCTGGTTGACCCTCTGGCAAGTCTGGAGGACAAGATCTGCAAGGAACATAACCAGCTCCTGACATTGTTTTGTAGAAACGACAAAGTTTTGCTTTGTGGCATCTGTGCCAGTTCGCACCACGCGAGCCATGGTGTTGTTCTTGTGCAGCGAGCGTACCAAGAGATGAAAGATCTGCTGGGAGACGCAGAGGCAATAGTGCAGCAGATGATCCAGGAAAGGCAACAGAAGGTGCAAGCCATGAAGGAGTCAGTAAAACAAAGCAAGAGAGAAACCAAAGATGTGATAGCAAACGCTGTGCAGGAGTTAACAGCGCTGGTGTCTGAGGTGCAGAAGAGTCAGACGAAGTTTGTAAAAGTGATCGAGGAGAAgcaaaaagcagaagaagaagaagtggatGGTTTTATTGGCAACATCAAGCAGGAGctcactgagctgcagaggaCAACTGTGAAGCTGAGGGAGCTAAAAGAGACCAAAGACCAGTTCGCCTTCCTCCAGAACTTCCCACACCCATCCCTCCTTCCACACGTCAGGGACTTGTCCAGTTTCAGGTTTAACAGACACCTGGAGATACAGCACATACAGAAATCTCTGAGCAGCTGCGTGTCTCAACTGCAGTCGTTACTGAATAAATTCAACACAGAGGTAAATGAATCCTATGTGTCAAACGTTGCCACGCTGAGGTACCTTCAGCAGTATGACGTGAACATTTTGCTGGACCCTGATACAGCTCACCCTCTGCTCATTTTATCTGAGGATAGGAAACAGGTTAGATACAGCATGGGCTCAGGTTTGTGGGCAAACCAGAACATGAACCCAAACACGTTCACTGAACATCTCGCAGTTCTGGGACAAAGAGGCTTCTTGTCACGTAAGTTTTACTTTGAGGTGTCTGTGGGCCAAAAGACTGAGTGGTGTCTGGGTGTGGCCACAGCTTCAGTCCAGAGGAGAGGGGCGCTCGTTCGGAGCCCTAACAGTGGACTCTGGGCCATCTGGTTTCTGGAGGATAAGTTTGAAACCTTCTGTTGTCCGGGCATGACGGTATTCTTGGGAAAAGTGGAGAAGGTCGGAGTGTTTGTGGATTATGACGGAGGTCAGATATCATTCTATGATGTACAGACTGCCACACttatttactcatttactgAGTGCATCTTCTTTGAGGAGCTTTATCCATATTTAAATCCTTGTGATAATGAATATGGTTCAAACTTGGATCCAATGGTGATTGTTCCTGTCAGCCATATGGAGTGA